From the genome of Chloracidobacterium sp.:
TCGCGGTAGGTCGGCGGACGCGGTTGGCTGCTGTTGGCGTTGACCAGTGGGATTTGTCTTTCCACCAACATTTTGACGTACTGCGCCAGCCGCGCCGCTTCGATGTCGCGCAGTGAGTCGTCATGGGGCGACCGTCCGCCTTCCGGGCGCGGTACGGCGGTGTAGAGGAAGGTGACGGCGGGCGCTGCGGCGTCCAGCGGCGGACGCGCCGCCTCTCCTTTCTCATAGGCGATGAAGCCGCTTTCCCGCAGCCGGCTTGGGTCGCTTCCGGTCGGCGCTCGCATGACTTGACCGAACAGCGCGTTGAAAAACGCCACCAGACGCGGATCGCTGCGAAAGTTGACATCCAGCCGCAGATGGTCGCCGCCCTGCTTGGCGACGGCTTCAATGACTTCTTCAAAGACCTCCACTTCCGCCCCGCGAAAGGCGTAGATGGATTGCTTACGGTCACCAACGAAGAAAAACGTTCGCCCCGCCGCCGACTCCGCCGCCCCCAGCGCATCGAGGATGTCCCGCTGAAGGTGGTTGGTGTCTTGGAACTCATCCACGAGGAAATGCCGGTAGCGCGCGCAGACTCTCCGCCGCATGTCGTCCGATTGCAGCAACGCCCGCGCCCGGAGTTGTAAGTCCTCGAAGTCCAGCGCTCCCGCTTCGCGCTTGGCTTTGTCGTACAGGAAGTCAACACTGCGCAGGAGGTCAAATACAACGCGCTGGTAATCCCGCGCGCACACATCCAAGTAGGCGGCTTCTAGTTGGCCGCCGTCTTTGGCGCGCGTGCCCAACCAAGCCTGTAGCGCCTTGACGACGGCGCTCACTTTACCGCGTGCGTCAGGCAACGCCTGCCGAAGACGTGCGACCGCTGCGAGGAACATCGGCAGCCGCTCAGACGCCGGCGGTTGCGCCAAAGCGTCCGCTTCCTGAGTCCAAACGGCAAGGAAATTTTGGGCGGCAAGGATCGTCTGCGCCGGTTTTTTCGCGGCGCTTTCGTCCGCGACGATACCCCGCAGCTCATCAACGCGCGCCGCCGTTTCCCGCCAACGTGCGTCGTAGTCGGCTGCCGCAAGCGTGTTTTGACTGGTCAGCCGTTCGGCTTCGTCCAATGTCAGGCCTAGGCTGCGCAGTTGGGTGAAGACTTGTTTGAGCGCCTCGACCAGTTCCGCTCGTCCGTAGGCGGCGACCAACTCCGCGACCAGCGCCCCGCCGCCGTCAATCGCTCCGGTGACGGCCTGCTGCGCCGCAAGGTCGAGCATGACCGTTGCAGTGTACTCGTCCAGCGTTGCGAAGTACGGGTCAACGCCGGCTTCCAGCGGAAACTCACGTAGGAGGCGCGAGCAAAAGCCATGGATCGTCCCGATGGCGGCGGCTTCCAGATGCCGCTTGCGTTGCCGCCATCGGAGTTCCTCGGCCGTCCCTGAGGCGGCGGCGATATGGGCGTCGATCCGGCGGCGGATGCGCTCACGCATTTCATTGGCGGCTTTGTTGGTAAAGGTAACGGCGACAATGTTTTCGACGCCGACCCCCGGCTGCATCAGCAACCACAGGTAACGTTCCGTCAGGACGCGCGTCTTGCCAGCGCCGGGTCCGGCCGTGACGACCAGCGGCTTGTTAAGCGTTTCCACCGCTTGCTGCTGGGTTGGAGTCAAACCGGTCTGCGAGTCAAGCTCAACGGTCATAGAGGGAAGTCACATACCCCGGGCAGGCGCATCATGCACGCCGCATTCTCCTCTCCGGGACGGAACAGAGGGTGACGCTGGCTCGCATAGACAGGGGACGCTGAAGCGGAAAATGCGCCAAAATCCTCGCATGCCCTAAGACTCACTGGGACAAAAGCTCAAAAAAGCCCAAGACGCTTTCCAACCACCTCCCAGACTTGGGCATGAACGGCGTCCGGCGGCTGCGTAGCGTCAAGAACGTAAATTCGCGTCGGATGTGCGCGCGCCAGCGTGAGAAACTTCGCCCGGACACGCTCGTAAAAGTCGCCGTCTTCAGCGTCAAAGCCGCTGGTTGGACCCCCACGTCCGGTCAGTCGCGCCCGCGCTTCCCTCACGGGAAGATCAAGAAGAAAAGTCAGGTGCGGTTCAAGACCGCCTGTCGCCAGCTGGATCACTGTCTCGATAAAGTCGGTTGGGAGGCGACGGCCTCCGCCTTGGTAGGCGCGGGTGGAGTCGGCGAAGCGGTCGCAAATCACGACATCGCCGCGTTCGAGCGCGGGACAGATGACTTCGGCGACATGCTGGGCGCGGTCGGCGGCGAACAACAACGCTTCAGCCTTGGGCGTACGTGGGGCGGCGGTCATCAACAGTACCTCGCGCAGCCGCTGGCCGAACAACGTCCCTCCCGGCTCATGGGTATTTGTCACGCGGCGTCCGGCGTGTGCGAGATCCTCCGCCAGCCAAGCGGCTTGGGTGGTCTTCCCGCAGCCGTCTATGCCCTCGAAGCTAATAAAGAAACCGCTGTTTTGGAGCATAGGTGGTGAGCCTTACGACGCCGCACCGCCGTTAGGATCGCCGGCCGGTTTGTCGTCGGTCGGTGACTCAGACGCCGGGCCGGCCGGTGGGGCGGCGCTCCGGCTTTGGCCACTGCGCAGGACGGAAATCGTAGAGATCGCGTGCTTGAAGATGAGCTGTTCTTGGTTACCCGCTTCTAAAACGACCGAGTATTTGTCGAAGCCACGAATGCGGCCGGTCAACTTCACGCCGCTGACGAGGTAGATGGCTACCGTTGTACGTTCACGACGCACCTGATTGAGGAAGTTGTCCTGAAGATTTTGCGAAGACGACCCCGCCGACGGCGTTGGTGATTTGGCGTCCATAGTCCTTATGTGTGAGTTCCCGCCAAGCGACTGCGGCTTGACTTGTGTTCGGTCGAAGTACGGAAGAAAGCTCAGATGAACGCCCAACCTAGCATTGCTTATCCAAAATTTCCAACCTGCGGCCGCTTCCGGCTTGACCTGTCCGAGGGGCAAAGTCAATGTTCGCTTGATGGTTAGGTGGTGTGCGCAAACACCGGGAGGTTGTCTTCATGGCACAAGCAACGCCAGAGAGCGAGGCGGAAGGCCGTTTTCAGGCACTGGTGGAGGTGATGGCGCGGCTGCGTGCGCCGGATGGCTGTCCTTGGGATCGGGAGCAAACCCATCACACCCTCAAGCCCTACTTGCTGGAAGAGGCGTATGAGGTGCTGCACGCCATTGACGAAGGCGATGACGCTGAACTGTGCAAAGAACTCGGCGACGTGCTGCTTCAGGTCATTTTCCATGCGCAGATTGCAGCCGAAGCGCAGCGGTTCGACATCTACGATGTGGTTGAAACGCTGCGTGAGAAGCTTATCCGCCGACACCCGCATGTGTTCGGCGAAGTCAACGTGTGCGACGCGCGCGAGGTGACGCGCAACTGGGAGGTGATCAAGGCGCAAGAAAAAGCCGCCGCCGGTCAGCCGGACGCCGCACCGTCGGTGCTGGACGGCGTATCGCCGAAGACGCCGGCGCTTATTGAGGCGCGGCAACTGACTGAGCGGGCCGCATACTACGATTTCGACTGGCCTGACGCAACAGCTGTTCTGGACAAACTTGATGAAGAAGCCCGTGAGCTTCGTGCGGTGCTCACCTCACCGGACGCCAACCCACAGCAAGTCGCTGAAGAGGTTGGCGACTTGCTGTTTGTCGTCGTCAATCTCGCGCGTAAGCTCCACCTTGATCCTGAAGCCACGCTCAAAGCAGCTAATCGGAAGTTTCGCCAGCGCTTCGGCGCCGTCGAGCGAACATTGGCAGCGCAGGGTAAGAGCCTGTCTGAGAGCCACCCTGCTGAACTCAACGCCATTTGGGAGGCTGTCAAGCGGGTCGCCGCACCCGCTACGCTCGATGTGTCACCGTCCACCGCCGACGCCCATGCCGACCGACATGCGCTCTGATCTGGAAGACTGGTTGCGTTTGGTGCTGACGTCCGGCGTCGGCCCGGTCACGGGGCGTCGGTTGCTTGACCACTTTGAAACCCCAACGGCGGCGCTGAGGGCGTCCCCGGATGAATGGCGCGCGTTGGGTCTGACGGACGAAGTGGTGACGGCGTTGGCGGAAGGGCAGGCGGCGGAAGAGGCGGCGCGGCAACTAGCGGCGCTGGCGCGCTCCGGCGGCCGAGCCATCACGTTGGCGGATAGTGACTATCCAACGCTGTTGCGGGAGATTTACGGTGCGCCGTTGATCCTGTTCGTCAAGGGCGCCTGGAGGGAAGCCATCGCCCAGCCCTGCATCGCTGTGGTGGGTTCGCGCGCCTGCTCAACCTACGGCCGCAACGCTGCCGCCAAGCTAACGCGCGACCTAGCGGCATGCGGCGTCACAATTGTTTCAGGACTGGCGCGCGGCATTGACGCCGTTGCCCATGAAGCCGCGCTAGACGCGCAGGGGCGCACCATCGCCGTCCTCGGAACGGGCTTGGACGATGTCTATCCCAGAGAAAATGCCAAGCTCGCCGACCGAATCGCTGAAACCGGGGCGCTGGTGACTGAATTTCCCTTTGGGAAAGCGCCGACGCCCAAAAATTTTCCCTACCGCAATCGGGTTATTGCCGGACTGTGCCTCGGTGTATTGGTGGTCGAGGCCGCGGAGCAATCCGGCTCGTTGATCACGGCGCGGTTGGCGCTTGAGCAGGGACGCGAAGTGTTCGCCGTACCGGGCAACATTACGTCCAGCCGTTCAGTCGGTACCAATCGGCTCATTCAGGACGGCGCAAAACTGGTCATGGATTGGCGCGATGTGGTGGAGGAATTTTCCTATGAACTGCGCCGCCGCCTGCGACACAAACAGTCACCGGAGACGCCGGCGCAACATCCCTTGCCTCTTGCCCTGACCGAAGACGAACAGGCTCTACTGGCGCTGGTTAGTTTTGATCAACCGGTGCACATTGATACGCTCATCGTTCAAAGCGGACTCGGACAGCCGCGCGCTATGGCGGCGTTGCTCAATCTAACGCTCAACGGTGCACTGTCCGAGTTGCCTGGTAAATGCTACGTACGGGTTTTGCGATAGCCGCCATGCCGACGGGCATCCGATGCGTGGGTTTTCCTTCATAAAAATGACAGTGAACAAACCTGCACAGGCAACTGTCGGCAGGTCGCTTAATCCCGTGGGCGTCGGGATTTATCTTTATCTTTGTCACGTCCGATTTTCCAAAATTCCCACCATCGGCGTTTGTTTTGCTCCTGTCGCCGCTCATCAGAACGGTTGCGCGCCGTACCGGCTTCAGGTTGCGGCCGTGACGCTGGCGGCGAGGTCGGGCGAGTAGTGTTGGCCGGCGGCTGCGCTTCGCTCGGCGGCCGAGGCGGAGCGGTCGGCGGCGGTGCAGCCCGTTCTGGGGACGGTGGTTCCGGATATGCAGGTCGGCTGTCATTACCGCTGCGCAGACCCGGGTCGCTCAACGGACGGTCGGTATCGGCGTTCGCTCGGGCCTTGCTGGGAGAACGCCGTGACACGTTTTCGTTGGGAGACAGATTCGGAGTAGGACTTGCTTCGGCGGTTTCCACGGCGGGCGGCGGCGTAGGGAGACCGGCAGGTGTCCCAGTTGACGTAGGAGAGGCTTCAACTGGAAGGGTAACAGCGGACGGCTGATTCGGTGGGGGTTGGGAGACCGGCGTCGTGGCGCTGCGCATCCAGTTGGTCGCCGCCAGCCCGCCGACGGCGACTAGCGCTAATGCGCCGCCAACCACCAAGCCGACTCGCTGGAAGCGCTCCAAACGAAGCCGGCTGACAAGCGCTTTGTCCCTTACAACCGTCTGAGCCGTGACCGATTCTTGCGCCAGTTCTCTTACCTGCGCCGGCAGTGCGCCAATCGCCAGCGTCCCCGTCTCAACTCTAGGTATCGGAACAGACGCTGGAACACTTGAGTGGGACGGCGGCGCTGGTTGGTTGTCTAGACGTGCTTGCGCGCCGAGCATGCCGGTACCGGTATCTGACCGAGGCGGAAGCGCTCCGCCACTGCGCAGCGCTGGCGACTGACCGGAAGCGACCGGCTGCGATGCAACGCCGCTGGCGGCTGCCACTGCTGTAACCGCTGCCGCCGGTGGCGGCGGCAGTAGGATCGTCGCACTCGGCTTTTCACCATACGCGCTAACGTAAGCCGCCTCCAGCCGCGCCCACCACTCGGCTACCGACGCCGGGCGCTCAGCTGGCTTTTTCGCCAAAGCCGACATCACGGCTGCTTCCAACGTCGCTGGGAGATTCGGGTTGAGCTCGCGTAGCGGCGTCGGCGGTTGCTGAATCTGCGCCGTCAAAATG
Proteins encoded in this window:
- the tmk gene encoding dTMP kinase, yielding MLQNSGFFISFEGIDGCGKTTQAAWLAEDLAHAGRRVTNTHEPGGTLFGQRLREVLLMTAAPRTPKAEALLFAADRAQHVAEVICPALERGDVVICDRFADSTRAYQGGGRRLPTDFIETVIQLATGGLEPHLTFLLDLPVREARARLTGRGGPTSGFDAEDGDFYERVRAKFLTLARAHPTRIYVLDATQPPDAVHAQVWEVVGKRLGLF
- the hfq gene encoding RNA chaperone Hfq, with the protein product MDAKSPTPSAGSSSQNLQDNFLNQVRRERTTVAIYLVSGVKLTGRIRGFDKYSVVLEAGNQEQLIFKHAISTISVLRSGQSRSAAPPAGPASESPTDDKPAGDPNGGAAS
- the mazG gene encoding nucleoside triphosphate pyrophosphohydrolase produces the protein MAQATPESEAEGRFQALVEVMARLRAPDGCPWDREQTHHTLKPYLLEEAYEVLHAIDEGDDAELCKELGDVLLQVIFHAQIAAEAQRFDIYDVVETLREKLIRRHPHVFGEVNVCDAREVTRNWEVIKAQEKAAAGQPDAAPSVLDGVSPKTPALIEARQLTERAAYYDFDWPDATAVLDKLDEEARELRAVLTSPDANPQQVAEEVGDLLFVVVNLARKLHLDPEATLKAANRKFRQRFGAVERTLAAQGKSLSESHPAELNAIWEAVKRVAAPATLDVSPSTADAHADRHAL
- the dprA gene encoding DNA-processing protein DprA codes for the protein MPTDMRSDLEDWLRLVLTSGVGPVTGRRLLDHFETPTAALRASPDEWRALGLTDEVVTALAEGQAAEEAARQLAALARSGGRAITLADSDYPTLLREIYGAPLILFVKGAWREAIAQPCIAVVGSRACSTYGRNAAAKLTRDLAACGVTIVSGLARGIDAVAHEAALDAQGRTIAVLGTGLDDVYPRENAKLADRIAETGALVTEFPFGKAPTPKNFPYRNRVIAGLCLGVLVVEAAEQSGSLITARLALEQGREVFAVPGNITSSRSVGTNRLIQDGAKLVMDWRDVVEEFSYELRRRLRHKQSPETPAQHPLPLALTEDEQALLALVSFDQPVHIDTLIVQSGLGQPRAMAALLNLTLNGALSELPGKCYVRVLR
- a CDS encoding protein kinase, coding for MTFDQSSLVGHTIDGKVRLEAILGQGGMGAVYRGRHLLLGRTVAVKVLRPETLTVEGALERFFREARMAAATEHPNIVTVYDFGQLPDGGAYLVLEFVEGRGLRSLLQEQRVLPPSLALPILGEVCAAVEFAHRRNVIHRDLKPDNIMLKRRDDGSATVKVLDFGLAKTLEEAETSSSITRTGELVGTPAYMSPEHCTGEELDARSDLYSLGIIAYEMLCGQPPFRGRVAAILTAQIQQPPTPLRELNPNLPATLEAAVMSALAKKPAERPASVAEWWARLEAAYVSAYGEKPSATILLPPPPAAAVTAVAAASGVASQPVASGQSPALRSGGALPPRSDTGTGMLGAQARLDNQPAPPSHSSVPASVPIPRVETGTLAIGALPAQVRELAQESVTAQTVVRDKALVSRLRLERFQRVGLVVGGALALVAVGGLAATNWMRSATTPVSQPPPNQPSAVTLPVEASPTSTGTPAGLPTPPPAVETAEASPTPNLSPNENVSRRSPSKARANADTDRPLSDPGLRSGNDSRPAYPEPPSPERAAPPPTAPPRPPSEAQPPANTTRPTSPPASRPQPEAGTARNRSDERRQEQNKRRWWEFWKIGRDKDKDKSRRPRD